The Haloferax sp. Atlit-12N genome window below encodes:
- a CDS encoding COG1361 S-layer family protein: MKLSRALVVLLVVLVAVPSPAMAGIVGEPNLQAYAPSNKLVPGQETSLNVVVTNYGGDSEYRKFSSSESSGTLSDQQRSALEAQVKSTRNVRLTLESGDAPVEVNTATLPVGDIPHATQRDASFSVSVKENATPGTYEMTLVAKYEHDSSVRDDGDVQNEEEKTEEIPVTVVVEQAPRFEVVSVNTTAQVGGSGTTTVTMRNVGSLPAFDSSVTATSQNPSITFGQSASATRYAGSWGVNETRQLEYETSVASSAAVQQYALSLGVSYEDEDGVAKQSKNIATGVRPVAEQEFSIDAEQSTLRVGRETTVSGTLTNDGPQTARDAVLTISSKSPNTNIKETEYALGTLGVGESSDFSFSVEVTDSADAGQRQLSYTVEYRNSEGDTQQSKELLMNAEVKPKQNLFGVTVKNGSIEAGDSQTVTLVVTNNGDETYRNIDAKAFADSPLTLNDDTAFIQELGPGESTEIPLELSVGSSANPKAYSFDIDFQYENEDGERKLSDQYPVAIDVTEASGGGGLSMPLVGGLVVVGLGVVGFLWYRR; encoded by the coding sequence ATGAAACTCTCACGTGCACTCGTGGTCTTGCTGGTCGTCTTGGTCGCCGTACCGAGCCCAGCGATGGCCGGCATCGTCGGTGAACCGAACCTTCAGGCGTACGCGCCGAGCAACAAACTCGTTCCCGGGCAGGAGACCTCCCTGAACGTCGTCGTGACTAACTACGGCGGTGACAGCGAATACCGGAAGTTCTCCTCGTCGGAGAGTTCGGGAACGCTGAGCGACCAGCAGCGCTCGGCGCTCGAAGCCCAGGTCAAATCGACGCGGAACGTCAGGCTCACACTCGAATCCGGTGACGCGCCGGTCGAGGTGAACACCGCGACACTCCCGGTCGGCGACATCCCGCACGCGACCCAGCGGGACGCCTCGTTCTCCGTCTCAGTCAAGGAGAACGCCACGCCGGGGACCTACGAGATGACGCTCGTCGCGAAGTACGAACACGACTCGTCCGTCCGCGACGACGGTGACGTGCAGAACGAAGAGGAGAAGACCGAAGAGATTCCCGTCACTGTCGTCGTCGAGCAGGCCCCGCGCTTCGAGGTCGTCTCCGTGAACACGACCGCCCAGGTCGGCGGCAGCGGGACGACCACCGTCACGATGCGCAACGTCGGGTCGCTCCCCGCGTTCGACTCGTCCGTCACCGCGACCTCGCAGAACCCCTCGATAACGTTCGGTCAGTCCGCCTCCGCGACCCGGTACGCCGGCTCGTGGGGCGTCAACGAGACGCGCCAACTCGAATACGAGACGAGCGTCGCGTCCTCCGCCGCCGTCCAGCAGTACGCCCTCTCGCTCGGCGTGAGCTACGAGGACGAAGACGGCGTCGCCAAGCAGTCGAAGAATATCGCCACCGGCGTGAGGCCGGTGGCCGAACAGGAGTTCTCCATCGACGCCGAGCAGTCGACGCTCCGCGTCGGCCGCGAGACCACCGTCAGCGGGACGCTCACGAACGACGGCCCGCAGACGGCTCGCGACGCCGTGCTCACTATCTCCTCGAAGTCGCCGAACACGAACATCAAGGAGACCGAGTACGCGCTCGGCACCCTCGGAGTCGGCGAGTCTTCGGACTTCTCGTTCTCGGTCGAAGTGACCGACTCCGCGGACGCCGGCCAGCGGCAACTGAGCTACACGGTCGAGTACCGCAACTCCGAGGGCGACACCCAGCAGTCGAAGGAACTCCTGATGAACGCCGAGGTGAAACCCAAGCAGAACCTCTTCGGCGTGACCGTAAAGAACGGGAGCATCGAGGCGGGCGACTCGCAGACCGTCACGCTCGTCGTGACCAACAACGGCGATGAGACCTACCGCAACATCGACGCCAAGGCCTTCGCCGACAGCCCGCTGACGCTTAACGACGACACCGCGTTCATCCAAGAGCTCGGCCCCGGCGAGTCGACCGAGATTCCCCTCGAACTGAGCGTCGGTTCCTCGGCCAACCCGAAGGCCTACTCCTTCGACATCGACTTCCAGTACGAAAACGAGGACGGCGAGCGCAAACTCTCCGACCAGTATCCGGTCGCTATCGACGTCACCGAAGCGAGTGGCGGCGGCGGCCTCTCGATGCCCCTCGTCGGCGGTCTCGTCGTCGTCGGACTCGGCGTCGTCGGCTTCCTCTGGTACCGCCGCTAA
- a CDS encoding RND family transporter, protein MIDYEVYVDRLGGFIVENPGRVVALFFVLTLVFGAGLGNISTDSGTSQFTEDSPAQEALDDVNREFSPAFETSSGSTQLIQRDDNVLSKPAMLDMLRLQERILSRPDLRATSASSVASTVAQTLDPSATTLDEQIDALESASPSEVRAAAKQATANPQVSSLLSDDFNRQSVEASSTIGVVSHVVPGLSSSAGTSGTSPMTGIQEEIQTMTSVSDSDIRVFGSGIISGELGNVIADSLLLVVPAAVLLIFGFLVVAYRDPIDLLLGVISLVIAVIWTFGFMGLAGIAFSQMLIAVPPLLLAVGIDFGLHAVNRYREERVKDFAPVPSMRTTIKQLSVAFFIVTGTTVLGFLANATSDLAPIRDFGVVAAVGIIFTFLVFGVFLPAAKLYADELREQYNVPEFASAPLGGEGGTLARVLSGGVIIGRKAPRAFLVVILLTTVVVGAYGTGVDTTFSQEDFLPPEDQPAYLQQLPEPFKPGVYTVTKDLNYLEDNFESTQGDSVTIYIEGQLRQDSSLEMIHRNGEDPPESFVTDDRRAEATSIVTVIQSYAEQNPEFAALVARNDADGNGIPDDNLETIYDELLSSPVSDQASSYITEDYRQTRIVYTVEGDATQDEIVADGNAVAERLRMDATATGSTVVFKGVSDTILLSAIESLTVALAATALFLVFIYQLLEGQWTLGVVNLVPIVVSIALLAGTMRYLGIPLNALTATILSIAIGLGIDYSAHVVHRFADEYNTEGHDLDEALRLTVGGTGGALTGSMLTTTTGLGVLAIAITPVLGQFGVVTALSIFYSYLTALLVTPSAIVLWERLTQQDTATAVPTSP, encoded by the coding sequence ATGATAGACTACGAAGTGTACGTCGACCGCCTCGGCGGGTTCATCGTCGAGAACCCCGGGAGAGTCGTGGCGCTGTTCTTCGTGCTGACGCTCGTCTTCGGGGCCGGACTCGGCAACATCTCGACCGACTCCGGCACCTCGCAGTTCACCGAAGACTCGCCCGCACAGGAAGCCCTCGACGACGTCAACCGGGAGTTCTCACCCGCGTTCGAGACGAGTTCGGGGAGCACCCAACTCATCCAACGGGACGATAACGTCCTCTCGAAACCGGCGATGCTCGACATGTTGCGGCTCCAAGAGCGCATCTTGAGCCGGCCCGACCTCCGGGCGACATCCGCGTCGAGCGTCGCGTCCACGGTCGCCCAGACGCTGGACCCGTCGGCGACGACCCTTGACGAACAGATAGACGCGCTCGAATCGGCCTCGCCGAGTGAGGTCCGCGCGGCGGCCAAGCAGGCGACCGCGAACCCGCAGGTCTCGTCGCTCCTGAGCGACGACTTCAACCGCCAGTCCGTCGAGGCCTCCTCGACCATCGGCGTCGTGAGTCACGTGGTACCCGGCCTCTCGTCGAGCGCCGGCACCTCCGGAACCAGCCCGATGACGGGCATCCAAGAGGAGATACAGACGATGACCTCCGTCTCGGACAGCGACATTCGTGTGTTCGGGAGCGGCATCATCTCCGGCGAGTTAGGCAACGTCATCGCCGACTCGCTCCTGCTCGTGGTTCCGGCGGCGGTGCTCCTCATCTTCGGATTCCTCGTCGTCGCCTACCGCGACCCCATCGACCTGCTACTCGGCGTCATCTCGCTCGTCATCGCCGTCATCTGGACGTTCGGGTTCATGGGCCTCGCGGGCATCGCGTTCAGCCAGATGCTCATCGCGGTGCCGCCGCTGTTGCTCGCGGTCGGTATCGACTTCGGGCTCCACGCGGTGAACCGCTACCGCGAGGAGCGCGTCAAAGACTTCGCGCCGGTCCCCTCGATGCGGACCACCATCAAACAGCTCTCGGTCGCGTTCTTCATCGTCACCGGCACGACCGTCCTCGGGTTCCTCGCGAACGCCACAAGCGACCTCGCGCCCATCCGCGACTTCGGTGTCGTCGCGGCGGTCGGTATCATCTTCACGTTCCTCGTCTTCGGGGTGTTCCTCCCCGCGGCGAAGCTCTACGCCGACGAACTCCGCGAGCAGTACAACGTGCCCGAGTTCGCCTCCGCCCCCCTCGGAGGCGAGGGCGGCACGCTCGCGCGAGTCCTGTCCGGCGGCGTCATCATCGGCCGGAAAGCCCCCCGCGCGTTCCTCGTGGTCATCCTGCTCACGACGGTCGTCGTAGGCGCGTACGGAACTGGCGTCGACACGACGTTCTCCCAGGAGGACTTCCTCCCGCCGGAGGACCAACCCGCCTACCTCCAACAGCTTCCCGAGCCGTTCAAACCCGGCGTCTACACCGTCACGAAAGACCTGAACTACCTCGAAGACAACTTCGAGAGCACGCAGGGTGACAGCGTGACAATATACATCGAGGGACAGTTACGACAGGACTCGTCCCTCGAGATGATTCACCGCAACGGCGAGGACCCGCCAGAGTCGTTCGTGACGGACGACCGCCGCGCGGAGGCGACGAGCATCGTCACGGTCATCCAGAGCTACGCGGAACAGAACCCCGAGTTCGCCGCGCTCGTCGCCCGGAACGACGCCGATGGTAACGGCATCCCCGACGACAATCTCGAGACGATATACGACGAACTCCTCAGTTCGCCGGTATCGGACCAGGCGTCGTCGTACATCACGGAAGACTACCGGCAGACGCGCATCGTCTACACCGTCGAGGGCGACGCCACGCAGGACGAAATCGTCGCCGACGGGAACGCCGTCGCCGAGCGCCTCCGTATGGACGCCACAGCGACGGGGAGCACCGTCGTCTTCAAGGGTGTCTCCGACACGATTCTACTGTCGGCCATCGAGAGCCTCACCGTCGCGCTCGCCGCGACTGCGCTGTTCCTGGTGTTCATCTACCAACTGCTCGAAGGGCAGTGGACGCTCGGCGTGGTGAACCTCGTGCCCATCGTCGTCTCCATCGCGCTCCTCGCCGGGACGATGCGCTATCTCGGCATCCCGCTGAACGCGTTGACGGCGACGATTCTCTCTATCGCCATCGGGCTGGGTATCGACTACTCCGCCCACGTGGTCCACCGGTTCGCCGACGAGTACAACACCGAAGGTCACGACCTCGACGAGGCGCTTCGGCTGACCGTCGGCGGGACCGGGGGCGCACTCACCGGGAGTATGCTCACCACGACCACGGGCCTCGGCGTCCTCGCCATCGCCATCACCCCCGTCCTCGGACAGTTCGGGGTCGTGACCGCGCTGAGTATCTTCTACTCGTATCTCACCGCGCTCCTCGTCACGCCCTCGGCCATCGTCCTCTGGGAGCGGTTGACCCAGCAGGACACCGCCACCGCGGTACCAACGTCCCCCTGA
- a CDS encoding zinc ribbon domain-containing protein, with the protein MSALTKVRPWLAAILGLAITGLGHLYLRRWRRAAMWVLLTLAVSALFVPPEALESLSNAGTMPPSEFVSILTELLPILAVSLVSVLDAFFLGLQQAAERAARSAADAADDSVAAVSDSDSDAVTCPECGREVDADLDFCHWCTTRLDEPTDD; encoded by the coding sequence ATGTCCGCACTCACGAAGGTCCGCCCCTGGCTCGCCGCGATACTCGGGCTGGCGATCACCGGGCTCGGCCACCTGTACCTGCGACGCTGGCGGCGGGCCGCGATGTGGGTGCTTCTCACCCTCGCGGTGTCCGCGCTGTTCGTCCCCCCGGAGGCGCTCGAATCGCTGTCCAACGCCGGGACGATGCCGCCGTCGGAGTTCGTATCGATTCTCACGGAACTGCTTCCCATCCTCGCGGTGAGCCTCGTGAGCGTCCTCGACGCCTTCTTCCTCGGCCTACAGCAGGCCGCCGAGCGGGCAGCGCGCTCCGCCGCTGACGCCGCCGACGACTCGGTGGCGGCCGTTTCCGACTCCGATTCGGACGCTGTCACGTGCCCCGAATGCGGCCGCGAGGTCGACGCAGACCTCGACTTCTGTCACTGGTGTACCACCCGCCTCGACGAACCAACTGACGACTGA
- a CDS encoding TetR/AcrR family transcriptional regulator, giving the protein MDDDRIDTGRSETEQAIMDATLRALAKHGYADLSIKNIGTEFEKSTSLLYYHYENKDELLLAFLDYIIDLFVETIDPEADDPDAELREFVEYVLPQEGDLSTCETIPPGVPEVVADNGSVDPFQRAIFELRTQTVHDEQYRKKFRRMETHMVETVATLIAREMESGHYREMNAEMMAENLMAFLFRSLDVRVTGTRLESAYAMRDSVYFLLDNVMPKGSHPGEAAARDADGDDADYDA; this is encoded by the coding sequence ATGGACGACGACCGAATCGACACCGGACGAAGCGAGACCGAGCAGGCGATTATGGACGCCACGCTCCGGGCACTCGCGAAACACGGCTACGCCGACCTCTCGATAAAGAACATCGGCACGGAGTTCGAAAAGAGCACGTCGCTTCTGTACTACCACTACGAGAACAAAGACGAACTCCTGCTCGCGTTCCTCGACTACATCATCGACCTGTTCGTCGAGACCATCGACCCGGAGGCCGACGACCCCGATGCAGAGCTTCGGGAGTTCGTCGAGTACGTCCTCCCGCAGGAGGGTGACCTTTCGACCTGCGAGACGATCCCCCCCGGCGTTCCGGAGGTAGTCGCGGACAATGGCAGCGTTGACCCGTTCCAGCGGGCCATCTTCGAACTCCGCACGCAGACCGTCCACGACGAGCAGTACCGAAAGAAGTTCCGGCGCATGGAGACGCACATGGTCGAGACAGTCGCGACGCTCATCGCTCGGGAGATGGAGTCGGGCCACTACCGCGAGATGAACGCCGAGATGATGGCCGAGAATCTGATGGCCTTCCTCTTTCGGAGTCTGGACGTGCGCGTCACCGGGACGCGGCTCGAATCGGCGTACGCGATGCGCGACTCGGTGTACTTCCTCCTCGACAACGTGATGCCGAAAGGGAGCCACCCGGGCGAGGCCGCCGCGCGAGACGCCGACGGTGATGACGCGGACTACGACGCGTAA
- a CDS encoding co-chaperone YbbN, producing the protein MSSTEPATEATKPVRIETAEELDALVDEHDRVLLDIYTKGCTLCQSIEPVLGNVAKATDVVVAMINPQTDMSVAERFTIRSVPTLLLFEDGELVDRLADGFQGAQAVVDFVENEER; encoded by the coding sequence ATGAGTTCGACAGAGCCCGCTACCGAGGCGACGAAGCCGGTCCGAATCGAGACCGCCGAGGAGCTCGACGCCCTCGTTGACGAGCACGACCGCGTCCTCCTCGACATCTACACCAAGGGCTGCACGCTGTGCCAGAGCATCGAGCCGGTACTGGGCAACGTCGCGAAGGCGACCGACGTGGTCGTCGCGATGATAAATCCGCAGACGGACATGTCGGTCGCGGAGCGGTTCACGATTCGGAGCGTCCCGACGCTCCTCCTGTTCGAAGATGGCGAACTCGTCGACCGCCTCGCCGACGGATTTCAGGGCGCGCAGGCGGTCGTCGACTTCGTCGAGAACGAAGAGCGATAA
- a CDS encoding 30S ribosomal protein S13 gives MSAEEPQDGSPEEEEDLRYFIRIGQTDLDGTKTVERSLSDMKGIGKRTARIIADAAEVDRTALFGKLPEDEIDAVVDVVENFEDHAPEWMANRRKDFFSGETDHITGSDLEEKRRHDINRMKMISSYKGVRHQRGQKVRGQRTKSTGRTEGTIGVNVEEIKEAQAEE, from the coding sequence ATGAGTGCAGAAGAACCACAGGACGGCTCTCCGGAGGAGGAAGAGGACCTCCGTTACTTCATCCGAATTGGTCAGACCGACCTTGACGGAACGAAGACGGTAGAGCGCAGTCTGTCGGATATGAAGGGTATCGGCAAGCGCACAGCGCGCATCATCGCCGACGCCGCGGAAGTGGACCGAACGGCGCTGTTCGGTAAACTCCCCGAAGACGAGATCGACGCCGTTGTCGATGTCGTCGAGAACTTTGAGGACCACGCCCCCGAGTGGATGGCAAACCGACGGAAGGACTTCTTCTCCGGTGAGACCGACCACATCACGGGTTCGGACCTCGAAGAAAAGCGGCGGCATGATATCAACCGCATGAAGATGATCAGCTCCTACAAGGGCGTTCGACACCAGCGCGGCCAGAAGGTTCGCGGCCAGCGGACGAAGTCCACTGGACGTACCGAAGGCACCATCGGTGTCAACGTCGAGGAGATCAAGGAGGCGCAGGCTGAAGAATGA
- a CDS encoding 30S ribosomal protein S4 translates to MTTGNNTKFYETPNHPFQGERIAQESDLLSRYGLKNKEELWRAQSELRNLRREARRLLGEAQGDVEEAESLGAEFMARMRRYGILSAEDDISQTLRLDVTDILERRFQTVAYRKGLAQTPQQARQFIVHGHVTVGGARTTVPSRKVEVDEEDTVAFDETSKLADELHPERAEAQE, encoded by the coding sequence ATGACGACGGGTAACAACACCAAGTTCTACGAGACCCCGAACCACCCGTTCCAGGGCGAGCGCATCGCGCAGGAATCGGACCTCCTCTCTCGGTACGGTCTCAAGAACAAGGAAGAACTCTGGCGCGCGCAGTCCGAACTGCGCAACCTCCGCCGCGAGGCGCGACGCCTCCTCGGCGAGGCCCAGGGTGACGTCGAAGAAGCCGAGTCGCTCGGTGCCGAGTTCATGGCGCGCATGCGCCGCTACGGCATCCTCTCTGCGGAGGACGACATCTCCCAGACGCTGCGTCTCGACGTGACCGACATCCTCGAACGTCGGTTCCAGACGGTCGCCTACCGCAAGGGGCTCGCACAGACGCCCCAGCAGGCCCGTCAGTTCATCGTCCACGGTCACGTGACCGTCGGCGGTGCTCGGACGACCGTCCCCTCCCGCAAGGTCGAGGTCGACGAAGAAGACACCGTGGCGTTCGACGAGACGTCGAAGCTCGCGGATGAACTGCACCCTGAGCGCGCGGAGGCCCAAGAATGA
- a CDS encoding 30S ribosomal protein S11 — protein MSESETGDKWGIAHVHASFNNTLITVTDITGAETIVKSSGGSVVKQNRDEASPYAAMQMAESVADQIKAAGIAGLHVRVRGPGGNGNKSPGPGAQATIRALARAGLEIGRIEDVTPIPHDGTRAPKNSRL, from the coding sequence ATGAGCGAATCCGAAACCGGTGACAAGTGGGGCATCGCCCACGTTCACGCATCGTTCAACAACACGCTCATCACGGTGACTGACATCACGGGCGCCGAGACGATCGTCAAGTCGTCCGGTGGTTCCGTCGTCAAGCAGAACCGTGACGAGGCATCTCCGTACGCGGCCATGCAGATGGCAGAGAGCGTCGCCGACCAGATCAAGGCGGCCGGTATCGCTGGTCTGCACGTCCGCGTTCGCGGTCCCGGTGGCAACGGTAACAAGAGCCCCGGACCCGGCGCACAGGCAACGATTCGCGCCCTCGCTCGCGCCGGTCTCGAGATCGGTCGCATCGAGGACGTGACGCCGATTCCGCACGACGGAACTCGCGCGCCGAAAAACAGCCGACTCTAA
- a CDS encoding DNA-directed RNA polymerase subunit D yields the protein MVNDFQVEFIEREDRRARFVARGLTPALANGIRRAMVADVPTFSIETVRFVENTSVMFDEMIGLRLGLVPLTTPLDDFEPGDTVTVALEVDGPATAYSGDIESADDMVVPADENIPIIELKEGQRLEFEADAVLGYGKDHAKNQGGVAVGYRHVQRVEVVGDAGEFDEQEPNILRGVIEEAAAEHAEGDAEDGDLVATETFGNDLTERYPGKEVEVHDVPGAFVFSVETDGSFDVDELVTRAVASLGDRAAELEEKVAL from the coding sequence ATGGTAAACGACTTCCAGGTCGAGTTCATCGAACGCGAAGACCGACGCGCCCGTTTCGTTGCGCGCGGTCTGACCCCGGCGCTAGCCAACGGCATTCGCCGGGCGATGGTCGCCGACGTGCCGACGTTCTCCATCGAAACCGTTCGGTTCGTGGAGAACACCTCGGTCATGTTCGACGAGATGATCGGGCTTCGTCTCGGTCTGGTTCCGTTGACCACGCCTCTCGACGACTTCGAGCCCGGTGACACCGTCACCGTCGCGCTCGAAGTCGACGGGCCGGCAACCGCCTACTCCGGGGACATCGAATCCGCGGACGACATGGTCGTCCCGGCGGACGAGAACATCCCCATCATCGAGCTGAAGGAGGGCCAGCGCCTCGAGTTCGAGGCCGACGCCGTCCTCGGCTACGGAAAGGACCACGCCAAGAACCAAGGCGGGGTCGCCGTCGGCTACCGACACGTCCAGCGCGTGGAGGTCGTCGGCGACGCCGGCGAGTTCGATGAACAGGAGCCGAACATCCTCCGTGGCGTCATCGAAGAGGCCGCGGCGGAGCACGCCGAGGGGGACGCCGAAGACGGCGACCTCGTCGCGACGGAAACGTTCGGCAACGACCTGACGGAGCGGTACCCCGGTAAAGAGGTCGAAGTACACGACGTGCCCGGAGCGTTCGTCTTCAGTGTGGAGACGGACGGTTCGTTCGACGTCGACGAGCTCGTGACCCGCGCAGTCGCCTCCTTGGGTGACCGCGCGGCCGAGCTCGAAGAGAAGGTCGCACTGTAA
- a CDS encoding 50S ribosomal protein L18e — protein MSKTNPRLNSLIAELKAVSRESGANVWQDVADRLEKPRRTHAEVNLGRIERYAQEDETVVVPGKVLGSGVLQKNVTVAAVDFSSTARKKIEQVGDTVTLEQLAEQNPDGSNVRVIR, from the coding sequence ATGAGTAAGACGAACCCGAGACTCAACAGTCTCATCGCCGAGCTGAAGGCGGTCTCGCGTGAGTCCGGTGCCAACGTCTGGCAGGATGTCGCGGACCGTCTCGAAAAGCCACGGCGCACCCACGCGGAAGTCAACCTTGGTCGTATCGAACGATACGCTCAGGAAGACGAGACCGTCGTCGTGCCCGGCAAGGTGCTGGGTAGCGGTGTGCTGCAGAAGAACGTCACAGTCGCGGCCGTGGACTTCTCGTCCACCGCTCGAAAGAAGATCGAGCAGGTCGGCGACACCGTGACGCTAGAACAACTCGCTGAACAGAACCCCGACGGGTCCAACGTACGGGTGATCCGATGA
- a CDS encoding 50S ribosomal protein L13 translates to MSLAEFDADVVVDARNCIVGRVASEVAQRALAGETVAVVNAEDAVITGSEEDVMAKYRKRVEVGSDQGPYYPKRPDRIFKRAIRGMLPYKKPRGREALSNVRVYVGNPYDEDGEMLEDTSLDRLSNIKFISLGEVSEKLGANVTW, encoded by the coding sequence ATGAGCCTCGCAGAATTCGACGCAGACGTCGTCGTCGACGCTCGAAACTGCATCGTCGGCCGCGTCGCCTCGGAGGTCGCACAGCGCGCCCTCGCAGGCGAGACGGTCGCCGTCGTCAACGCGGAAGACGCCGTCATCACGGGCTCGGAAGAGGACGTGATGGCCAAGTACAGAAAGCGCGTCGAAGTCGGTTCGGACCAGGGTCCGTACTACCCGAAGCGTCCCGACCGCATCTTCAAGCGTGCCATCCGCGGCATGCTTCCGTACAAGAAGCCCCGCGGCCGCGAGGCGCTCTCGAACGTCCGCGTCTACGTCGGCAATCCGTACGACGAAGACGGCGAGATGCTCGAAGACACCTCGCTGGACCGCCTTTCGAACATCAAGTTCATCTCGCTCGGAGAGGTCTCCGAGAAGCTGGGTGCTAACGTCACATGGTAA
- a CDS encoding 30S ribosomal protein S9: MVTNTSGKKKTAIARATVREGEGRVRINSQPVELVEPEMARLKMLEPFRIAGEDLRSQVDIDVRVNGGGVAGQADAVRTALARGLVQYLNDAELRDAYMEFDRSLLVNDVRQSEPKKWGGPGARARYQKSYR, translated from the coding sequence ATGGTAACGAACACGTCCGGTAAGAAGAAGACCGCAATCGCCCGCGCCACCGTGCGCGAGGGCGAAGGTCGAGTCCGAATCAACTCCCAGCCGGTCGAGCTGGTCGAGCCGGAGATGGCCCGCCTCAAGATGCTGGAACCGTTCCGCATCGCAGGCGAGGACCTCCGCTCGCAGGTCGACATCGACGTGCGCGTCAACGGCGGCGGCGTGGCCGGTCAGGCCGACGCAGTCCGTACCGCGCTCGCTCGTGGCCTGGTGCAGTACCTGAACGACGCGGAGCTTCGCGACGCGTACATGGAGTTCGACCGCTCGCTTCTGGTCAACGACGTTCGCCAGTCCGAACCCAAGAAGTGGGGCGGACCGGGCGCACGCGCTCGTTACCAGAAGTCCTACCGCTGA
- a CDS encoding DNA-directed RNA polymerase subunit N: MMIPVRCFTCGTVIGEHWDEFKARAREGDEDPADVLDDLGVTRACCRRMMVSHKDLVDVVSPYQ; this comes from the coding sequence ATGATGATTCCCGTCCGGTGTTTCACCTGCGGCACAGTGATAGGCGAACACTGGGACGAGTTCAAAGCCCGTGCTCGCGAGGGAGACGAGGACCCCGCTGACGTCCTCGACGACCTCGGAGTCACGCGTGCCTGCTGCCGGCGGATGATGGTGTCGCACAAGGACCTCGTGGACGTCGTATCTCCCTACCAATGA
- a CDS encoding DNA-directed RNA polymerase subunit K, producing the protein MIQRYNRYEKARILGARALQVSYGAPVLVDSEQTEPILIAAEEYDAGVLPFTVKREGK; encoded by the coding sequence ATGATTCAACGGTACAACCGGTACGAGAAGGCACGCATCCTCGGCGCACGAGCGCTGCAGGTATCCTACGGCGCGCCCGTACTCGTCGATTCGGAACAGACCGAACCGATATTAATCGCCGCTGAGGAGTACGACGCAGGTGTACTTCCGTTCACCGTCAAACGAGAGGGTAAGTGA